A genomic segment from Aspergillus chevalieri M1 DNA, chromosome 7, nearly complete sequence encodes:
- a CDS encoding Dabb family protein (COG:S;~EggNog:ENOG410PX9Z;~InterPro:IPR011008,IPR013097;~PFAM:PF07876) yields MTLIHIVLFKFRPDVTHEHKQTFVAELKKLKSLSCVKAGRLVVGGPSVTDPIERSKGFEIALVSYHEGREALAAYQASDEHHRVTSTYMFPYKDDLMRFDFEVDQEDEHMFSFPVLNST; encoded by the exons ATGACTCTTATCCACATTG TTCTCTTCAAATTCCGACCCGACGTGACCCACGAACACAAACAAACTTTCGTTGCCGAACTGAAGAAGCTGAAATCCCTCTCTTGCGTCAAAGCTGGACGTTTAGTCGTCGGGGGGCCATCAGTCACCGATCCTATCGAACGGAGTAAAGGCTTCGAGATCGCCTTGGTTAGCTACCACGAAGGCAGGGAGGCGTTAGCAGCATATCAAGCGAGCGACGAACACCATAG GGTCACGAGCACTTACATGTTTCCGTACAAGGACGATCTGATGCGCTTTGATTTCGAGGTCGATCAGGAAGACGAGCatatgttttcttttcccgtTTTGAACTCGACTTGA
- a CDS encoding uncharacterized protein (COG:G;~EggNog:ENOG410PKV4;~TransMembrane:1 (o12-33i)), with protein sequence MITPVALSSIGWKYYIVFAVLFASVPLVVIPFFPETMNRNLELIDFVFREAATIWDIVPMARSLPKGDSRTEV encoded by the coding sequence ATGATAACGCCTGTTGCGCTGTCTAGTATTGGCTGGAAATACTACATTGTCTTTGCTGTTCTATTTGCCAGTGTCCCCTTGGTTGTTATTCCCTTCTTTCCAGAGACAATGAACCGCAACCTAGAACTGATCGACTTCGTCTTCAGAGAAGCTGCAACAATCTGGGATATCGTTCCGATGGCTCGGTCTCTCCCTAAGGGTGATTCTCGAACAGAGGTTTAA
- a CDS encoding SMP-30/gluconolactonase/LRE family protein (COG:G;~EggNog:ENOG410PM67;~InterPro:IPR011042,IPR013658) produces the protein MTSLFAVKHSTHNMASSEYANIAAERWTSLPAQFRRPETSGHSQNQKRGRPLDSFLEGPVYVSTVALLFVTDIPYGRIFSINPVKAECSLVIEYDGEPNGTAWIPISRTIVIADFKHGILSLDPETRELKTLASSYHGERPKGPNDLVFSDHDTILFTDQGMTDLYDPTGRVY, from the coding sequence ATGACTTCTCTTTTCGCCGTAAAACATTCAACGCACAATATGGCAAGTTCGGAATATGCTAATATTGCTGCTGAACGATGGACATCTCTTCCTGCACAGTTTCGGCGCCCAGAAACGTCAGGACATTCGCAAAACCAGAAACGCGGCCGACCCCTCGACTCCTTCCTCGAGGGACCTGTATACGTGTCTACCGTCGCTCTGCTCTTTGTGACCGATATTCCCTACGGACGCATCTTCTCAATTAACCCCGTTAAGGCCGAATGCTCTTTGGTCATTGAATATGACGGCGAACCGAACGGGACGGCATGGATTCCAATTTCCCGAACCATCGTGATCGCCGACTTCAAGCATGGCATCCTGTCTCTCGATCCCGAAACTAGAGAACTCAAAACGCTCGCCTCTTCCTATCACGGTGAACGACCCAAAGGACCCAATGATCTGGTTTTCAGTGACCACGATACTATATTATTTACCGATCAGGGAATGACAGACCTCTATGATCCAACCGGTAGGGTCTATTGA
- a CDS encoding uncharacterized protein (TransMembrane:4 (i12-33o39-60i72-93o113-134i)), translating to MAFSDGRSRGISLGLRIPALLLNILSIICFSYAFPEGMLIWLILFSIVALWSLIDLILLLDYRDHHPGIDLGLDLLSWLILGIMGLIAIGLYFTTTGTAGLGLPDYCLIVLRVGAILAPIAAVFHLVLFIRACIHVHQTRREGKKLNYKITEDNRI from the exons ATGGCATTCTCCGATGGTCGTTCTCGGGGCATTTCCCTTGGTCTCCGGATCCCCGCCCTCTTGCTCAATATCCTTAGTATCATCTGCTTTTCCTACGCTTTCCCGGAAGGCATGTTGATCTGGCTTATCTTG TTCTCCATTGTAGCGCTCTGGTCCCTCATCGAcctgatcctcctcctcgactACCGCGACCACCACCCCGGCATCGACCTCGGCTTGGACCTGCTGTCATGGCTGATTCTCGGTATTATGGGCCTCATTGCAATTGGGCTCTATTTCACCACCACCGGCACAGCTGGTTTGGGTCTGCCGGATTACTGTCTCATTGTTCTGCGGGTGGGCGCTATTTTGGCTCCGATCGCAGC GGTGTTTCATTTGGTGCTGTTTATTCGGGCGTGTATCCATGTGCATCAGACGCGTCGGGAGGGAAAGAAACTGAACTATAAAATCACAGAGGACAACCGGATTTAG
- a CDS encoding zinc-binding alcohol dehydrogenase family protein (COG:C;~EggNog:ENOG410PYST;~InterPro:IPR013154,IPR036291,IPR014182,IPR011032, IPR020843;~PFAM:PF00107,PF08240,PF13602;~go_function: GO:0008270 - zinc ion binding [Evidence IEA];~go_function: GO:0016491 - oxidoreductase activity [Evidence IEA];~go_process: GO:0055114 - oxidation-reduction process [Evidence IEA]): MKAFGVDKYGPIENLCEKELPKPSDPSPRDLLVRIKAVSVNPVDTKVRNGTYDDYPNYYDHVPRPFQICGYDAAGVVEQTGCKCSLFEVGDEVFYSGSPIRQGSNAEYQLVDERSVGHKPNTLDFAESAAMPLTYITAYEALIERLEITGGEKAALLIINGAGGVGAVASQIARTVLDLPYVITTASRPETTEFTKQMGATHVVNHRDDIPAQIAKLDLDVPLKYIFITSSTDQYMSTCGKLCAPFGKVCSIVQGQVNMYGTDFLSKSMSFIWCLLGTKPYHHVDIESHHHILEELARLIDSGQIECHLGTRLELTLDRLKEAHNIIQSGKAKGKVALEF; encoded by the exons ATGAAGGCATTCGGCGTTGATAAATACGGTCCAATTGAGAATCTTTGCGAAAAGGAGCTACCAAAACCCTCCGACCCGTCTCCTCGAGACTTATTAGTCCG GATCAAGGCTGTCTCCGTGAACCCAGTGGACACAAAGGTTCGAAACGGAACTTACGATGACTATCCCA ATTACTACGACCACGTCCCTCGGCCATTCCAGATTTGCGGCTACGATGCAGCTGGCGTAGTAGAGCAGACAGGATGCAAATGCTCCTTGTTCGAGGTAGGAGACGAAGTCTTCTACTCTGGAAGTCCGATTCGACAGGGCTCGAATGCGGAATACCAGCTCGTGGACGAACGAAGCGTCGGACATAAACCCAACACACTTGACTTCGCGGAATCTGCGGCAATGCCTCTGACGTATATTACAGCGTACGAGGCGTTAATCGAACGACTGGAGATCACAGGGGGCGAGAAAGCCGCGCTACTGATTATCAACGGCGCTGGCGGGGTGGGTGCTGTTGCTAGCCAGATTGCACGTACTGTCCTCGACTTACCTTATGTTATTACCACTGCCTCACGGCCGGAGACGACTGAATTTACCAAACAAATGGGAGCAACTCACGTCGTGAATCATCGAGATGATATTCCGGCGCAGATTGCAAAACTCGACCTTGACGTACCACTCAA ATACATCTTCATCACGTCCTCGACAGACCAATACATGTCTACCTGTGGCAAGCTCTGCGCCCCCTTCGGTAAAGTCTGCTCTATCGTCCAGGGCCAAGTGAATATGTACGGCACCGATTTCTTGTCCAAGTCGATGTCTTTCATCTGGTGTCTGCTCGGGACCAAGCCCTACCACCATGTTGATATCGAATCTCATCATCATATACTCGAGGAGCTCGCGCGGCTGATTGATTCGGGACAAATTGAATGTCATCTTGGGACGAGGTTGGAGCTGACGTTGGATCGCTTGAAGGAAGCGCATAATATCATTCAGTCGGGAAAGGCGAAGGGAAAGGTAGCTTTGGAATTTTAA
- a CDS encoding SDR family NAD(P)-dependent oxidoreductase (COG:Q;~EggNog:ENOG410PUYC;~InterPro:IPR036291,IPR002347,IPR020904;~PFAM:PF00106,PF13561;~go_function: GO:0016491 - oxidoreductase activity [Evidence IEA];~go_process: GO:0055114 - oxidation-reduction process [Evidence IEA]), giving the protein MFNLQGKVVLITGLGQTSDEGWGIGAAIATLFARQGASIYGGNRSLESAERTKRRIEEEGGICDVLSTDVTDSASVKALVDRCLQKHGRIDILVNNVGRSEPGCPATMAEDVWHSQVDINLNSVYLTCHHVLPIMERQESGGAIVNIASIAGLRYIGKPQVAYSATKAAIMQFTKATAVIYAARRVRLNTVVPGLIYTPYTQDLAKRYAPGGDEEAYMKKRDEQVPMGRMGDAWDVANAALFLASDEAMYVTGQKIVVDGGITSSTGRV; this is encoded by the coding sequence ATGTTCAATTTGCAAGGCAAAGTCGTCCTCATTACCGGTCTCGGCCAAACCAGCGACGAAGGCTGGGGCATTGGAGCAGCCATTGCCACGCTCTTCGCTCGTCAAGGAGCCTCCATTTACGGTGGAAATCGCTCTCTCGAGTCCGCGGAAAGAACGAAGCGTCGCATCGAAGAGGAAGGTGGTATTTGCGATGTTCTCTCGACAGATGTTACCGATTCGGCATCCGTGAAAGCTCTCGTCGACAGATGTCTCCAGAAGCACGGACGTATCGATATCTTAGTCAACAACGTTGGTCGCTCGGAGCCTGGATGCCCAGCCACAATGGCAGAGGACGTATGGCACTCTCAAGTCGACATCAACCTCAATAGCGTGTACCTCACGTGCCACCACGTGCTCCCGATCATGGAACGACAAGAGTCTGGAGGCGCAATTGTCAACATTGCCAGCATCGCTGGTCTGCGCTACATCGGAAAGCCCCAAGTCGCGTATTCTGCAACCAAAGCCGCCATCATGCAGTTTACCAAAGCCACGGCCGTTATATACGCGGCTAGAAGAGTTCGACTGAACACGGTGGTCCCCGGACTGATCTACACACCGTATACCCAGGACCTTGCGAAGCGGTATGCCCCCGGAGGAGACGAGGAGGCGTATATGAAGAAGCGTGATGAACAGGTGCCAATGGGCCGGATGGGAGATGCATGGGATGTAGCCAATGCTGCGCTGTTTCTGGCGTCTGACGAAGCTATGTATGTTACTGGGCAGAAGATTGTGGTAGATGGAGGTATAACTTCCTCAACAGGCCGTGTTTAA
- a CDS encoding uncharacterized protein (COG:S;~EggNog:ENOG410PPIN;~InterPro:IPR036864,IPR007219,IPR001138;~PFAM:PF00172,PF04082;~TransMembrane:1 (i540-559o);~go_function: GO:0000981 - DNA-binding transcription factor activity, RNA polymerase II-specific [Evidence IEA];~go_function: GO:0003677 - DNA binding [Evidence IEA];~go_function: GO:0008270 - zinc ion binding [Evidence IEA];~go_process: GO:0006351 - transcription, DNA-templated [Evidence IEA];~go_process: GO:0006355 - regulation of transcription, DNA-templated [Evidence IEA]) gives MDSPRRVRNRVACRRCQRRKIRCDGNLPSCGSCQKAGVDCVNDGKQEVHRLYLANLENRARWLESLLKENCPEVDLSSAPRVSAEQPQTAVPSSYSEVDSGFAQSPPQGQQSRTDHVTMAHEPYREPSTAAIPRTVNDEPQQGHEIGLVSLSSGGGPCYIGPSSGYFFARRILCRPDRRKNRQGSVASVAGSSSLSAELLNSPATLPPRKENAIELSTRYFQTIHLMYPFLHEPSHMDAIGRLYSSQENRPSDLFQVFMVLAVAALDLSRQYKVHLPVEGYYSAAMDYVEHTCGDGSVTGLQSLLLLMVYALHNPSCSLNIWNLNYQCLASVIDLGLQRDVRASSAFSISVLEQEMRTRVFWVAYTFDRVICTMMGRPIGVRDEACELRFPFDIADSDLIVANDPQSQHIQPSPLSYSIHLFKLARMNSEIKYIMHSISRDTPAYAYPPIKDIFSWQRDMIHSLQDWLCQIPQRSGRDCDRMAQLCKIRYHEIMILLLRPSPAIPHPPEESFDLCFHHAVDLLRGFGELYRSGSLLYNRLVVHSILLSTFVMLYCIWKVPSTAAKCRVNELAADFNTSQNILSSIGEYWTEANRARDCVDEFSNVTLQRLLGNDQATTSRSSPIANRMRPHLGSTHASSSSTEVHRDIGRENADYGQVGSNIHQQLDYTESTAGTHDYINLFDDFLQGDFQDWSGMPDIDGLMWEFFH, from the exons ATGGATTCGCCTCGGCGGGTCCGAAATCGGGTCGCTTGTCGAAGGTGCCAACGTAGGAAAATTCGC TGTGATGGCAATTTGCCTTCTTGCGGATCCTGTCAAAAGGCGGGAGTTGATTGCGTGAATGATGGGAAGCAGGAGGTTCATCGTCT TTATCTGGCGAATTTGGAGAACAGGGCGAGATGGTTGGAGTCTTTGCTCAAAGAAAATTGCCCCGAGGTCGATCTGAGTTCGGCTCCTAGGGTGTCAGCGGAACAGCCACAAACAGCTGTTCCAAGCAGTTACAGCGAAGTCGATTCTGGATTTGCACAAAGTCCGCCCCAAGGTCAACAGTCGCGGACCGATCATGTCACTATGGCTCATGAACCGTACCGAGAACCCTCGACCGCGGCAATTCCACGAACAGTCAACGACGAACCGCAACAAGGGCATGAAATCGGTCTAGTATCCCTCTCATCAGGTGGCGGCCCATGCTATATTGGACCTTCAAGTGGGTATTTCTTCGCGAGGCGCATATTATGCAGGCCAGACCGCCGAAAGAATCGGCAAGGATCAGTAGCGAGCGTGGCAGGGTCCTCGAGCTTATCCGCCGAGCTATTGAACTCACCAGCGACATTGCCTCCtagaaaagaaaatgccATTGAGCTTTCTACGAGATACTTTCAAACTATTCATCTGATGTATCCATTCTTACACGAACCTTCTCACATGGACGCCATTGGACGTCTTTACTCGTCCCAAGAAAACAGGCCTTCAGACCTCTTCCAGGTTTTCATGGTCTTGGCTGTCGCTGCTTTGGATCTGTCGCGCCAGTACAAGGTCCATCTTCCCGTGGAAGGTTATTACTCTGCAGCGATGGATTATGTGGAGCATACTTGTGGCGATGGCTCTGTGACCGGCCTGCAGAGCCTTCTTCTCCTAATGGTATATGCGTTGCACAATCCATCTTGCAGTCTCAACATATGGAATCTTAACTACCAATGCCTCGCAAGCGTGATTGACCTCGGCCTGCAACGTGATGTCCGCGCGTCGTCAGCGTTCTCAATTTCTGTTCTGGAACAGGAGATGAGAACCCGTGTCTTTTGGGTTGCATACACATTTGACCGCGTCATATGCACGATGATGGGTCGACCAATTGGGGTACGCGATGAAGCTTGTGAATTGCGA TTTCCATTTGATATTGCAGATTCCGACCTGATCGTTGCAAATGACCCCCAGTCGCAGCATATACAGCCCTCACCACTTTCCTACTCGATTCATTTATTCAAGCTCGCCCGAATGAATTCAGAAATCAAGTACATCATGCACAGTATCTCTCGTGACACGCCCGCATATGCATATCCTCCGATTAAGGATATCTTTTCGTGGCAACGGGATATGATCCATTCGCTGCAAGATTGGCTTTGTCAAATACCGCAGCGATCAGGCAGGGATTGTGACAGAATGGCTCAACTTTGTAAGATTAGATATCATGAGATCATGATCTTATTGTTAAGGCCGAGTCCAGCCATTCCGCATCCGCCAGAAGAATCATTCGATCTATGTTTCCACCATGCTGTCGATCTGCTGCGTGGCTTTGGAGAGCTCTACCGTTCCGGAAGTCTTCTCTACAATCGGCTGGTCGTCCATTCTATTCTCCTAAGCACCTTTGTTATGCTGTATTGTATTTGGAAGGTGCCGTCGACAGCTGCAAAATGCCGTGTGAATGAGCTTGCAGCCGACTTCAATACGTCGCAAAACATTCTGAGCAGTATTGGAGAATATTGGACCGAAGCAAACCGAGCACGCGACTGTGTTGACGAGTTCTCTAATGTCACCcttcaaagacttctgggcAATGACCAAGCGACCACTTCGAGATCTTCACCGATAGCTAACAGAATGCGGCCTCACCTTGGTAGTACTCAtgcttcttcatcctcaacTGAAGTTCATCGTGATATCGGCCGGGAGAACGCCGATTATGGACAAGTTGGTTCGAATATTCATCAGCAGCTCGATTACACCGAAAGTACGGCTGGTACACATGATTATATCAATTTATTCGACGACTTTCTACAAGGCGATTTTCAAGATTGGAGTGGTATGCCGGATATCGATGGCCTTATGTGGGAATTTTTTCATTGA
- a CDS encoding uncharacterized protein (COG:S;~EggNog:ENOG410PT8Q): MAQPSAGRTHSNVKGAPDYDHATYWDIKFATGQDVGEWLNSGDAVLEAVLAGLEDRYGGSGMEIAPRALHLGPGISKLGTKLQEAFTSRGWLSNGIVNVDFSAEAVRLGQEAEKDQHPSRAMQWIRTDLRSWTDVASLTPLAPFDVILDKSTSDAIATAEPQVFMPSPDPVLCPAVREIVEQNGETELSPVEVLALHLVPLTRAGATWAVLSYSMSRFDNIRYIGRYWEVASRTPLKAPTGGISSSAHTPEVFHWLYVLRRI, from the exons ATGGCCCAGCCGTCCGCGGGAAGAACGCATTCCAACGTCAAAGGAGCCCCGGATTATGACCATGCGACTTACTGGGACATCAAGTTCGCGACCGGCCAGGATGTTGGCGAATGGTTGAACTCGGGCGACGCCGTGCTCGAGGCGGTTCTGGCGGGTTTGGAAGATCGGTACGGTGGCTCGGGGATGGAAATCGCCCCTCGAGCATTGCATTTGGGCCCTGGCATTTCGAAACTCGGGACGAAGTTACAGGAGGCATTTACCAGTCGCGGATGGTTAAGCAATGGCATTGTC AACGTGGATTTTTCCGCAGAAGCCGTCCGTCTGGGCCAGGAGGCCGAGAAGGACCAGCACCCCTCGCGCGCGATGCAATGGATCCGAACCGATCTCCGTTCCTGGACCGACGTCGCCAGTCTTACCCCCCTCGCCCCCTTCGACGTGATCCTTGACAAGAGCACGAGCGACGCCATCGCCACAGCCGAGCCGCAAGTTTTCATGCCGTCCCCGGACCCCGTTCTTTGCCCTGCCGTCCGGGAAATAGTCGAGCAAAACGGAGAAACTGAGCTGTCACCGGTTGAGGTGTTGGCGTTGCACCTTGTGCCTCTGACGCGCGCGGGAGCGACCTGGGCGGTACTTTCGTATTCGATGTCTCGGTTTGATAATATTCGGTATATTGGGCGATATTGGGAGGTCGCCTCGCGGACGCCGTTGAAAGCACCGACCGGGGGCATTTCGTCTAGTGCGCATACGCCGGAGGTTTTTCATTGGCTTTATGTTTTGCGCCGGATATAG
- a CDS encoding MBL fold metallo-hydrolase (COG:S;~EggNog:ENOG410PIZP;~InterPro:IPR036866,IPR001279;~PFAM:PF13483,PF12706), whose protein sequence is MSITINPTSTKPPTRDNANPPAHLPVAKDAKQHPSKAGGENASVYFVGTATTILEWEGIRVLTDPNFLHAGDHVHLGPGVSSARRTNPSVDLHDLPRIDLVLLSHYHADHFDQKVEASLRRDLPIVSTSHAKKALSSKGDDSFSNVHDLEPFQQLMVNVKEETVQKQPRIRVTGMPGKHVAGPIEKINEYVSAIPPTNGWMVELGYETNDTFHTGYRIYISGDTLMVNDLKEIPEHYPDHPIDLMLVHLGGTTVPSPKMSPLAVMVTMDAKQGIELLRLIKPDVTIPIHYDDYEVFASPLEDFQKLVQQEGLGGGVVYLDRGEKYQFCVRS, encoded by the exons ATGTCGATTACGATAAACCCGACTAGCACGAAACCTCCGACGAGGGACAACGCCAATCCGCCGGCGCATCTCCCCGTTGCTAAAGACGCGAAACAGCATCCGTCCAAGGCTGGTGGCGAGAATGCTTCCGTTTATTTCGTTGGGACTGCAACGACAATCTT AGAATGGGAGGGAATCCGAGTTCTGACCGAT CCTAACTTTCTTCATGCCGGCGATCACGTCCATCTCGGCCCTGGTGTTTCTAGCGCTCGTCGAACTAACCCATCGGTGGATCTGCATGACCTCCCCCGGATCGACCTCGTTCTTCTGTCGCATTACCACGC TGACCATTTCGATCAAAAGGTCGAAGCGAGTCTCCGTCGTGATCTACCCATCGTCAGTACCAGCCACGCCAAAAAGGCACTGTCATCCAAGGGAGACGATTCGTTTTCAAATGTCCACGACCTGGAGCCATTTCAGCAACTCATGGTCAATGTCAAAGAGGAAACGGTGCAAAAGCAACCCCGAATTCGAGTCACCGGTATGCCTGGAAAGCATGTCGCTGGTCCAATAGAGAAAATAAATGAATACGTTTCCGCT ATCCCCCCAACAAACGGCTGGATGGTCGAACTGGGATACGAAACGAACGACACATTCCACACAGGCTACCGCATCTATATCTCCGGCGATACATTGATGGTCAACGACCTCAAGGAAATTCCTGAACATTATCCCGATCACCCCATTGATCTGATGCTCGTTCATCTCGGCGGAACGACAGTGCCATCACCAAAGATGTCCCCTCTGGCTGTGATGGTGACCATGGATGCCAAGCAGGGGATTGAATTGTTGCGGTTGATAAAGCCGGACGTGACAATTCCAATTCATTATGATGATTATGAGGTGTTCGCGAGTCCGTTGGAGGATTTTCAGAAGCTCGTTCAGCAGGAAGGACTAGGTGGTGGCGTGGTGTATTTAGATCGAGGGGAAAAGTATCAGTTTTGTGTTAGGTCGTAA
- a CDS encoding uncharacterized protein (COG:E;~EggNog:ENOG410PMJE;~InterPro:IPR002293,IPR004840;~PFAM:PF13520,PF00324;~TransMembrane:12 (i40-59o71-95i116-145o165-183i195-216o239-263i275-299o324-355i376-396o402-427i439-462o474-495i);~go_component: GO:0016020 - membrane [Evidence IEA];~go_component: GO:0016021 - integral component of membrane [Evidence IEA];~go_function: GO:0022857 - transmembrane transporter activity [Evidence IEA];~go_process: GO:0006865 - amino acid transport [Evidence IEA];~go_process: GO:0055085 - transmembrane transport [Evidence IEA]), which translates to MADAVMAESQGHGGHASADSNLENLGYVPELSRNRSTWQVMFMSFIMASVPYTISTTMTYTMTGGGPSNMIWGWVTICLFMLCLGASLAEITSVFPTAGGVYYQTFALSPPWCRRVMAWICGWCYFAGQVTITLSVNFGTTLFFIEALNLFKYADGTGFTENFEAWQTYLIFLGITLFTHILPSIGNKWLTYVELFAVFWVIGGIIATIVTILVVADHGRRPGRWVFGGFEPHSGWPDGWSFCIGLLQCAYSLSATGMVTSMCEEVRRPAVQVPNAIVGAVVMNMVAGLTYMIPIAFVLPDTSMLSELSNPIPTIFLYATGNQVGAFCLCIPIIILGICSGITCVTSTSRCTWAFARDRAVPGSRWLKIVNKRLEIPFNALLLGMVIELLLGLIYFGSSAAFSAFSGVGVIFLTLSYTLPVACSFFLRGRKDLKYASYHLGKLGVLCNVVSISWCLLAIPLFCMPTAIPVSRDSMNYAVVVFVGIIIISAVWYIISGHKNYKGPPSEGLHIDSGESQEKFEPNKIPPPQ; encoded by the exons ATGGCCGACGCTGTGATGGCTGAATCGCAGGGACATGGCGGCCACGCGTCCGCTGATTCTAACCTCGAGAACTTAGGATACGTCCCTGAGCTGTCGCGTAACCGTTCAACATGGCAGGTGATGTTTATGAGCTTCATCATGGCCTCCGTGCCTTACACCATCTCGACCACCATGACCTACACCATGACCGGAGGCGGTCCATCGAACATGATCTGGGGTTGGGTGACCATTTGTTTGTTCATGTTGTGTCTCGGTGCCTCGCTCGCTGAAATCACGTCCGTCTTTCCCACCGCCGGCGGTGTTTACTACCAGACTTTCGCCCTCTCGCCCCCCTGGTGCCGTCGCGTAATGGCTTGGATCTGTGGCTGGTGCTATTTCGCCGGCCAGGTTACCATCACGCTTTCCGTCAACTTTGGAACgaccctcttcttcatcgagGCGCTGAACCTTTTCAAGTACGCGGACGGCACAGGATTCACCGAAAACTTCGAGGCCTGGCAGACCTACCTGATCTTCCTCGGTATCACACTGTTCACGCACATCCTTCCCTCCATTGGAAACAAGTGGTTGACCTACGTTGAG TTGTTCGCTGTCTTCTGGGTTATCGGAGGTATTATCGCCACCATCGTTACCATCCTTGTTGTCGCCGATCACGGAAGACGCCCTGGTCGCTGGGTTTTCGGTGGTTTCGAGCCGCACTCGGGTTGGCCCGATGGTTGGTCTTTCTGTATCGGTTTGCTTCAATGCGCTTACAGTTTGTCGGCTACGGGAATGGTCACATC TATGTGCGAAGAGGTTCGTCGTCCCGCTGTCCAAGTCCCGAATGCCATCGTTGGCGCCGTCGTCATGAACATGGTCGCCGGTCTTACCTACATGATCCCCATTGCGTTCGTTCTCCCGGATACTAGCATGCTGTCGGAATTGAGCAACCCCATACCCACCATCTTCCTCTACGCGACTGGAAACCAGGTTGGTGCGTTCTGTCTGTGCATACCCATTATCATCTTGGGTATTTGCAGTGGCATTACCTGTGTGACCTCCACCTCCCGATGCACCTGGGCTTTTGCTCGTGACCGTGCCGTTCCGGGTTCGAGATGGCTCAAGATCGTCAACAAGCGCCTGGAAATCCCCTTCAACGCCTTGCTTCTGGGAATGGTTATCGAGCTGCTTCTCGGATTGATCTACTTCGGTTCGTCCGCAGCCTTCAGTGCATTCTCGGGTGTGGGTGTGATCTTCTTGACCCTTAGTTACACACTTCCAGTGGCTTgctccttcttcctccgcGGTCGCAAGGACCTCAAGTACGCCAGCTACCACCTTGGAAAGCTCGGTGTGCTTTGCAACGTGGTCTCTATCT CGTGGTGTCTTCTGGCCATTCCACTCTTCTGCATGCCCACTGCGATCCCCGTCTCCCGTGATAGCATGAACTATGCCGTAGTTGTCTTCGTgggtatcatcatcatctccgctgTTTGGTACATCATCTCGGGACACAAGAACTACAAAGGCCCGCCCTCCGAAGGGCTCCACATCGACTCCGGAGAGTCCCAAGAAAAGTTCGAGCCTAACAAGATTCCCCCGCCGCAGTAA